One window from the genome of Sphaerotilus microaerophilus encodes:
- a CDS encoding LLM class flavin-dependent oxidoreductase gives MRLSVLDQSVALAGHGEDEAIRDTLGLATHCEALGYHRFWLSEHHSLPTIVGSAPEILMAAVAATTRRIRIGSAGVMLPHYSALKVAEQFRVLDALAPGRIDLGVGRAPGGDLRTARALNPGASGQAEDFPQQVNDLRAWVGGALHAGITAHPRPPADLIGRPERSPQLWVLGSSDYGAQLAAHFGLPYAFAYFFMDGQGVEDALHLYRSLYRPSAEHPRPHATICVWALVSDSEAEARHHALSRERWRLDRARGQLGPLRSPDDIAREGYSAEEEASLAGMRQRAFVGTATQVGAQLRALAAELQLDELVVNTWAHDPTVRRRSYALLAEQFGLAPS, from the coding sequence CTGCGTCTGTCCGTGCTCGACCAGTCCGTGGCGCTCGCAGGCCACGGCGAGGACGAGGCCATCCGCGACACCCTCGGCCTCGCCACCCACTGCGAGGCGCTGGGTTACCACCGCTTCTGGCTGAGCGAGCACCACAGCCTGCCGACCATCGTCGGCTCGGCGCCCGAGATCCTGATGGCCGCCGTGGCCGCCACCACCCGGCGCATCCGCATCGGCAGCGCCGGGGTGATGCTGCCGCACTACTCGGCGCTCAAGGTGGCCGAGCAGTTCCGCGTGCTCGATGCCCTCGCCCCCGGGCGCATCGACCTGGGTGTGGGCCGCGCCCCGGGCGGTGACCTGCGGACCGCCCGCGCGCTCAATCCGGGCGCGAGCGGCCAGGCCGAAGACTTCCCGCAGCAGGTCAACGACCTGCGCGCCTGGGTCGGCGGCGCGCTGCATGCCGGCATCACCGCCCACCCGCGCCCGCCGGCAGATCTCATCGGCCGGCCCGAGCGCAGCCCGCAGCTCTGGGTGCTGGGCAGCTCGGACTACGGCGCCCAACTTGCGGCCCACTTCGGCCTGCCCTACGCCTTCGCCTACTTCTTCATGGATGGCCAGGGCGTCGAGGATGCCCTGCACCTCTACCGCAGCCTGTACCGGCCGAGCGCCGAACACCCACGGCCCCACGCCACGATCTGCGTCTGGGCCCTGGTGTCCGACAGCGAGGCCGAGGCCCGCCACCACGCCCTGAGCCGCGAGCGCTGGCGTCTGGACCGCGCACGCGGCCAGCTCGGCCCGCTGCGCTCACCCGACGACATCGCCCGCGAGGGCTACAGCGCCGAGGAAGAGGCCTCGCTGGCCGGCATGCGTCAGCGCGCTTTCGTCGGCACGGCCACACAGGTCGGCGCCCAGTTGCGCGCGCTGGCTGCCGAGTTGCAGCTCGACGAACTGGTGGTCAACACCTGGGCCCACGATCCGACCGTGCGGCGGCGCTCCTATGCGCTGCTGGCCGAGCAGTTCGGGCTCGCCCCCTCCTGA
- a CDS encoding YkvA family protein, translating into MWKRLVRLWAVVRGDARLLWFALQHPQAPLWLKAGCVGIVAYLLSPVDLIPDVIPLLGLVDDLVLVPLAMRWLLRLLPAHIRDHARQRAQGPGRPHAPVVDIGRRGR; encoded by the coding sequence ATGTGGAAACGTCTGGTGCGCCTGTGGGCGGTGGTGCGTGGCGATGCGCGACTGCTCTGGTTTGCGCTGCAGCACCCCCAGGCGCCGCTGTGGCTCAAGGCGGGCTGCGTCGGCATCGTGGCCTACCTGCTCTCACCGGTGGATCTGATCCCGGATGTGATTCCCCTGCTCGGCCTGGTCGATGACCTTGTGCTGGTTCCCCTGGCGATGCGCTGGCTGCTGCGCCTGCTGCCTGCGCACATCCGCGACCACGCCCGCCAGCGCGCCCAGGGTCCGGGCCGTCCCCATGCGCCCGTGGTCGACATCGGTCGCCGCGGTCGTTGA
- a CDS encoding carboxymuconolactone decarboxylase family protein — protein sequence MTDATYPVLTQQITRSLAPFRHSQKATMQGFSAMAQASMAEGALSEKHKELIASAIAVSQRCAGCIGFHIKALRRLGTTRAEFEEMLGVAVYMGGGPALMYAAEALQAWDQFEPAAAT from the coding sequence ATGACTGACGCCACCTACCCCGTGCTGACCCAGCAGATCACCCGCTCACTCGCGCCCTTCCGGCACAGCCAGAAGGCCACGATGCAGGGCTTCAGCGCCATGGCGCAGGCCTCGATGGCCGAGGGCGCACTGTCCGAGAAGCACAAGGAGCTGATCGCCTCCGCGATCGCCGTCAGTCAGCGCTGCGCCGGCTGCATCGGCTTTCACATCAAGGCGCTGCGCCGCCTGGGCACCACGCGGGCCGAGTTCGAGGAGATGCTCGGCGTGGCGGTCTACATGGGCGGCGGCCCCGCGCTGATGTACGCCGCCGAGGCGCTGCAGGCCTGGGACCAGTTCGAGCCCGCCGCCGCGACCTGA
- a CDS encoding ABC transporter ATP-binding protein produces the protein MFAWFERLVDPYPESLPATPPRGLLRFAWAGTQGLRRYIGAMTLLTGLIGAFEALLFGFLGRIVDWLGATRPERLWTEQGGTLALLAVVLLASPLAVAAQTMLKHQTLAGNFPMRLRWNFHRLMLGQSMAFYQDEFAGRVAAKVMQTALAVRDCWMIVADILVFVLIYFATMAALVGGFDAWLLLPFLGWLGLYALAVWYFVPRLGRVSQAQADARSLMTGRITDAYTNIATVKLFSHARREAGYSRAAMQEFMVTVHAQMRLVSGFEVVNHGLSMMLILSTAGSALWLWTQGQVGVGAVAAATAMALRLNGISHWIMWEMAMLFEHIGTVADGAATLSRPHSVVDRPGAQPLQVRRGEIRFDDVSFAYGGERQVIDRLNLHIRAGEKIGVVGRSGAGKSTIVNLLLRFHDVGSGAIRIDGQDIAAVTQDSLRAQIGMVTQDTSLLHRSVRDNILYGRPDAGETAMVAAAQRAEAHDFIVELSDPKDRRGYDAHVGERGVKLSGGQRQRIAIARVMLKDAPILLLDEATSALDSEVEAAIQASLYQLMAGKTVVAIAHRLSTIAAMDRLIVLDQGRIVEEGDHASLLARGGLYARLWAHQSGGFLVEEAADAGADEVAAAA, from the coding sequence GTGTTTGCCTGGTTCGAACGCCTCGTCGATCCCTATCCTGAGTCCCTGCCGGCCACGCCGCCGCGCGGCCTGCTGCGCTTCGCCTGGGCCGGCACGCAGGGGCTGCGCCGCTACATCGGGGCGATGACGCTGCTGACGGGGCTGATCGGCGCCTTCGAGGCGCTGCTGTTCGGCTTCCTCGGGCGCATCGTCGACTGGCTGGGCGCCACGCGCCCCGAGCGGCTGTGGACCGAGCAGGGCGGCACGCTGGCGCTGCTGGCCGTGGTGCTGCTGGCCAGCCCGCTGGCGGTGGCGGCGCAGACCATGCTCAAGCACCAGACGCTGGCGGGCAACTTCCCGATGCGGCTGCGCTGGAACTTCCACCGCCTGATGCTTGGCCAGAGCATGGCCTTCTACCAGGACGAGTTCGCCGGCCGGGTGGCCGCCAAGGTGATGCAGACCGCACTGGCGGTGCGTGACTGCTGGATGATCGTGGCCGACATCCTCGTCTTCGTGCTGATCTACTTCGCCACCATGGCGGCGCTGGTCGGCGGCTTCGATGCCTGGCTGCTGCTGCCCTTCCTGGGCTGGCTGGGGCTGTACGCGTTGGCGGTGTGGTACTTCGTGCCGCGGCTGGGGCGGGTGTCGCAGGCGCAGGCGGATGCCCGCTCGCTGATGACCGGGCGCATCACCGATGCCTACACCAACATCGCCACCGTCAAGCTGTTCTCGCATGCGCGGCGCGAGGCGGGCTACTCGCGCGCGGCGATGCAGGAGTTCATGGTCACGGTGCACGCGCAGATGCGGCTGGTCTCGGGCTTCGAGGTCGTCAACCACGGCCTGAGCATGATGCTGATCCTGTCCACCGCAGGCAGTGCGCTGTGGCTTTGGACGCAGGGGCAGGTCGGCGTGGGCGCGGTGGCGGCGGCCACGGCGATGGCGCTGCGCCTGAACGGCATCTCGCACTGGATCATGTGGGAGATGGCGATGCTGTTCGAGCACATCGGCACGGTGGCCGACGGGGCCGCCACGCTGTCGCGCCCGCACAGCGTGGTGGACCGGCCCGGCGCGCAGCCGCTGCAGGTGCGGCGCGGCGAGATCCGCTTCGACGACGTGAGCTTCGCCTACGGTGGCGAAAGGCAGGTGATCGACCGGCTGAACCTGCACATCCGCGCGGGCGAGAAGATCGGCGTGGTGGGTCGCTCCGGTGCGGGCAAGTCCACCATCGTGAACCTGCTGCTGCGCTTCCACGACGTGGGCTCGGGCGCGATCCGCATCGACGGCCAGGACATCGCCGCGGTCACGCAGGACAGCCTGCGTGCGCAGATCGGCATGGTCACGCAGGACACCTCGCTGCTGCACCGCTCGGTGCGCGACAACATCCTCTACGGCCGCCCCGATGCCGGCGAGACAGCGATGGTGGCTGCCGCGCAGCGCGCCGAGGCGCACGACTTCATCGTCGAGCTGAGCGACCCCAAGGACCGGCGTGGTTACGACGCCCATGTCGGCGAGCGCGGCGTGAAACTCTCCGGCGGCCAGCGCCAGCGCATCGCCATCGCCCGGGTGATGCTCAAGGACGCGCCGATCCTGCTGCTCGACGAGGCCACCAGTGCGCTGGACTCGGAGGTGGAGGCCGCGATCCAGGCCAGCCTTTACCAGCTGATGGCGGGCAAGACGGTGGTGGCCATCGCGCACCGGCTGTCCACCATCGCCGCGATGGACCGGCTGATCGTGCTCGACCAGGGCCGCATCGTCGAGGAGGGCGACCACGCCAGCCTGCTGGCGCGCGGCGGGCTCTATGCCCGGCTGTGGGCGCACCAGAGCGGGGGCTTCCTGGTCGAGGAAGCGGCTGACGCAGGGGCCGACGAGGTGGCCGCTGCGGCCTGA
- a CDS encoding pseudouridine synthase, with product MVTLKLKKSPAPPEPGMGQRAPVRGHAAARKRPTLAEAQAARQEAAARRDAAPPEGDERPARPPRESLDRPRGTAPGRGGPRRDADGPGERRRPDHAGGPGERPSRPTGPTGPSQPSRPRQEAAPPEREGRPPAYRDPRPPSRPAPRPAAPVPAQPQSQPQSRAQAPTATPARPTAEGERLSKRMTALGLASRREADEWIEAGWVRVDGKLAVLGQRVGPDVQISIDPAAHREQAQRVTILLHKPIGYVSGQAEDGYEPAAVLVRRETRWAEDREPRPWHPGHGRGLAPAGRLDIDSTGLLVLTQDGRIAKQLIGDDSQVEKEYLVRVRYGRATEEQPRLPDADLALLQHGLSLDGVQLRPAKVSWANEDQLRFVLREGRKRQIRRMCEAVGLEVLGLKRVRIGSVVLGHLPPGQWRYLRRDEFFA from the coding sequence ATGGTCACGTTGAAACTGAAGAAGAGCCCCGCCCCCCCTGAACCCGGGATGGGCCAGCGCGCGCCCGTGCGCGGCCACGCAGCCGCACGCAAGCGCCCCACCCTGGCCGAAGCCCAGGCCGCGCGGCAGGAGGCCGCCGCCCGCCGGGACGCCGCGCCGCCCGAGGGCGACGAGCGGCCCGCCCGCCCGCCACGGGAGTCCCTGGACCGCCCGCGCGGCACGGCGCCCGGCCGAGGTGGCCCGCGCCGCGACGCGGACGGCCCTGGCGAGCGCCGCCGCCCTGACCACGCTGGCGGCCCTGGCGAGCGGCCTTCGCGGCCTACAGGGCCTACGGGGCCTTCACAGCCCTCGCGGCCACGCCAGGAAGCGGCCCCGCCGGAGCGCGAGGGGCGGCCCCCTGCCTATCGCGACCCTCGACCGCCCAGCCGCCCCGCCCCGCGGCCCGCCGCTCCTGTGCCTGCGCAACCGCAATCGCAACCGCAATCGCGTGCGCAGGCCCCGACCGCCACGCCGGCGCGGCCGACCGCCGAGGGCGAGCGCCTGTCCAAGCGAATGACGGCGCTGGGCCTGGCCTCCCGGCGCGAGGCCGATGAGTGGATCGAGGCGGGTTGGGTGCGCGTAGACGGCAAGCTGGCCGTACTGGGCCAGCGCGTCGGGCCAGACGTGCAGATCAGCATCGACCCGGCCGCGCACCGCGAGCAGGCGCAGCGGGTCACCATCCTGCTGCACAAGCCGATCGGCTACGTCAGCGGTCAGGCCGAGGACGGCTACGAGCCCGCCGCGGTGCTGGTCCGGCGCGAGACCCGCTGGGCCGAGGACCGCGAGCCACGCCCCTGGCACCCTGGCCATGGCCGCGGCCTGGCGCCGGCCGGCCGGCTGGACATCGACTCCACCGGCCTGCTGGTGCTGACGCAGGACGGGCGCATCGCCAAGCAGCTGATCGGCGACGACTCCCAGGTGGAGAAGGAATACCTGGTGCGGGTGCGCTACGGCCGCGCCACCGAGGAGCAGCCGCGCCTGCCCGATGCGGACCTGGCGCTGCTGCAGCACGGGCTCAGCCTGGACGGCGTGCAGCTGCGCCCCGCCAAGGTCAGCTGGGCCAACGAGGACCAGCTGCGCTTCGTGCTGCGCGAGGGCCGCAAGCGCCAGATCCGCCGCATGTGCGAGGCCGTCGGCCTGGAGGTGCTGGGACTCAAGCGGGTGCGCATCGGCAGCGTGGTGCTCGGGCACCTGCCGCCAGGCCAGTGGCGCTACCTGCGGCGCGACGAGTTCTTTGCCTGA
- a CDS encoding undecaprenyl-diphosphate phosphatase: protein MDIVLLGKALVMGVVEGLTEFLPISSTGHLILTASLLNFTGEMAKVFEVAIQSGAMLSVIWEYRQRLGRTVSGLGHDPVARRFALNVLVAFLPAVVLGLAFGKVIKAHLFHPVPVALAFVVGGLVILWVEARHKRLYGAMDSVGKRHARIETVDDMTPLDALKVGLLQCLALIPGTSRSGATIIGAVVLGFSRKAATEFSFYLGIPTLMGAGAYSVLKQRDALRWEDLPVFAVGTVVSFFAALVCIRWLIRYVSTHDFVPFAWYRIVFGAVVLLTATTGWVSWAA from the coding sequence GTGGATATCGTTCTGTTGGGCAAGGCACTGGTCATGGGCGTCGTCGAGGGGCTCACCGAGTTCCTGCCAATCTCCAGCACCGGGCACCTCATCTTGACCGCTTCGCTGTTGAACTTCACCGGCGAAATGGCCAAGGTCTTCGAGGTGGCGATCCAGAGCGGCGCGATGCTGTCGGTGATCTGGGAGTACCGCCAGCGCCTTGGCCGCACGGTCAGCGGCCTGGGGCACGACCCCGTGGCGCGGCGTTTTGCGCTCAACGTGCTGGTGGCCTTCCTGCCGGCCGTGGTGCTCGGCCTCGCGTTCGGCAAGGTCATCAAGGCCCACCTGTTCCACCCGGTACCGGTCGCGCTGGCCTTTGTCGTCGGCGGCCTGGTGATCCTGTGGGTGGAGGCGCGTCACAAGCGGCTGTACGGCGCGATGGACAGCGTTGGCAAACGGCACGCCCGCATCGAGACGGTGGACGACATGACCCCGCTGGACGCGCTCAAGGTCGGCCTGCTGCAGTGCCTGGCGCTGATCCCGGGCACCAGCCGCTCCGGCGCCACCATCATCGGCGCGGTGGTGCTGGGTTTCTCGCGCAAGGCCGCCACCGAGTTCAGCTTCTACCTCGGCATCCCGACGCTGATGGGCGCCGGTGCCTACTCGGTGCTCAAGCAGCGCGACGCGCTGCGCTGGGAGGACCTGCCGGTGTTTGCGGTGGGCACGGTGGTGTCCTTCTTCGCCGCGCTGGTGTGCATCCGCTGGCTGATCCGCTACGTGTCGACGCACGACTTCGTGCCGTTCGCCTGGTACCGCATCGTCTTTGGCGCCGTCGTGCTGCTGACCGCCACCACCGGCTGGGTCAGCTGGGCTGCGTGA
- the trmB gene encoding tRNA (guanosine(46)-N7)-methyltransferase TrmB, with protein MGTGQQRALEELGPRFVLPFQATPLDAGAVFARQAPLVLEIGFGMGQATAEIAQTRPEMDFVGVEVHTPGVGALLKRIGELELANLRIVQHDAVEVLRQMVAPASLAGIHIYFPDPWHKKKHHKRRLIQPEFVALLASRLAPGGYLHCATDWQDYAEQMLAVLGAEPALANTSEAGYAPRPDWRPLTKFENRGLKLGHGVWDLLFVRQPLTQPS; from the coding sequence ATGGGCACGGGGCAGCAGCGGGCGCTGGAGGAACTCGGCCCGCGCTTCGTGCTGCCCTTCCAGGCCACGCCGCTCGATGCCGGCGCCGTCTTTGCCCGCCAGGCCCCGCTGGTGCTGGAGATCGGCTTCGGCATGGGACAGGCGACGGCCGAGATCGCCCAGACACGGCCGGAGATGGACTTCGTCGGGGTGGAAGTGCACACGCCGGGTGTGGGCGCGCTGCTCAAGCGCATCGGCGAGCTGGAGCTGGCCAACCTGCGCATCGTGCAGCACGACGCGGTGGAGGTGCTGCGGCAGATGGTGGCGCCGGCCAGCCTGGCGGGCATCCACATCTACTTCCCGGACCCCTGGCACAAGAAGAAACACCACAAACGCCGGCTGATTCAGCCCGAGTTCGTGGCGCTGCTTGCCTCACGCCTGGCGCCGGGGGGCTACCTGCACTGCGCGACCGACTGGCAGGACTACGCCGAGCAGATGCTGGCCGTGCTGGGGGCCGAGCCGGCGCTGGCCAACACCAGCGAGGCTGGCTACGCGCCGCGGCCGGACTGGCGGCCGCTGACGAAGTTCGAGAACCGGGGCCTGAAACTCGGCCACGGCGTGTGGGACCTGCTGTTCGTCAGGCAGCCGCTCACGCAGCCCAGCTGA
- the dacB gene encoding D-alanyl-D-alanine carboxypeptidase/D-alanyl-D-alanine endopeptidase produces MRDSAPRPFSAPSAARLPTSPQRRLILARAAVAATAACLLPGVARAALPARPAAAPTLLPPALREQLVASGLAPEHYGLYAAPVSGGAPLLAWQADQPFVLASTAKLVTSIAALDLLGPDFRWRTEAHLTGPLRDGRLLGDLVIVGGGDATLSSVDVLAWMRRWRAAGLEEILGDIVLDRSRFLLSDEDHASTPTPAAERPHHVRPDALTLDGGTVQVSVQAGRRGQPRLEVTPPMGSALRLVNAVTRQGGCSATAQWRERAGAEELHVSGAWSADCPARPLQIAPLNPAELSRRALAELWRQAGGRLQGRVRELPQPGASTPWHPADRAGLAPAPWSEHRSATLGELVRGMNKVSHNLIARHLMLSLSPDFPSRPATLAGAQARVRQWLAARGLPADRLAVDSGSGLSRAERGSPRALTDLLRHSAQGPHARGLLASLPVAGIDGTLEHRLHGGAAQGQAWLKTGTLLDARALAGYVRTRGGRQLAVALLANDPDPEAAARATPALDACVEWLARHA; encoded by the coding sequence GTGCGAGATTCTGCCCCACGCCCGTTCAGCGCCCCTTCAGCCGCCAGGCTGCCCACATCGCCCCAGCGGCGCCTCATCCTGGCGCGCGCCGCGGTGGCGGCCACCGCCGCCTGCCTGCTGCCGGGTGTGGCCCGCGCTGCATTGCCAGCCCGCCCCGCCGCGGCACCCACGCTGCTGCCGCCGGCACTGCGCGAGCAGCTCGTTGCTTCGGGCCTGGCGCCGGAGCACTACGGCCTGTACGCCGCGCCGGTCAGCGGCGGCGCTCCCCTGTTGGCCTGGCAGGCCGACCAGCCCTTCGTGCTGGCCTCCACCGCCAAGCTGGTGACCAGCATCGCTGCGCTCGACCTGCTCGGCCCCGACTTCCGCTGGCGCACCGAGGCGCACCTCACCGGCCCCCTGCGTGATGGCCGCCTGCTCGGCGACCTGGTGATCGTTGGCGGTGGCGATGCGACGCTCAGCTCGGTCGACGTGCTCGCCTGGATGCGCCGCTGGCGCGCCGCCGGGCTGGAGGAGATCCTGGGCGACATCGTGCTCGACCGCAGCCGCTTCCTGCTGTCAGACGAAGACCACGCCAGCACGCCCACGCCGGCGGCCGAGCGTCCGCACCACGTCCGCCCCGATGCCCTGACGCTGGACGGCGGCACCGTGCAAGTCAGCGTGCAGGCCGGCCGGCGCGGCCAGCCGCGCCTGGAAGTCACGCCCCCGATGGGCAGTGCGCTGCGGCTGGTCAACGCCGTCACCCGCCAAGGCGGCTGCAGCGCGACGGCACAGTGGCGCGAGCGCGCCGGCGCCGAGGAGCTGCACGTCAGCGGCGCCTGGTCGGCCGATTGCCCGGCGCGGCCCCTGCAGATCGCCCCGCTCAACCCGGCCGAACTCAGCCGGCGGGCGCTGGCCGAACTGTGGCGCCAGGCGGGCGGGCGCCTGCAGGGCCGCGTGCGCGAGCTGCCGCAGCCGGGCGCATCCACCCCCTGGCACCCGGCCGACCGTGCGGGGCTGGCCCCGGCGCCGTGGTCGGAGCACCGCTCTGCCACGCTGGGCGAGCTCGTGCGCGGCATGAACAAGGTCAGCCACAACCTGATCGCCCGGCACCTGATGCTGAGCCTGTCGCCCGATTTCCCGTCCCGGCCTGCCACCCTCGCCGGTGCGCAGGCCCGCGTGCGCCAGTGGCTGGCCGCACGCGGCCTGCCCGCGGATCGGCTGGCCGTCGACAGCGGCAGTGGCCTGTCACGCGCCGAGCGGGGCTCCCCGCGGGCGCTCACGGACCTGCTGCGCCACAGCGCGCAGGGGCCGCACGCGCGCGGCCTGCTGGCCAGCCTGCCCGTGGCCGGCATCGACGGCACGCTCGAACATCGCCTGCACGGGGGCGCCGCCCAGGGACAGGCCTGGCTCAAGACCGGCACCTTGCTCGACGCCCGCGCGCTGGCCGGCTACGTGCGCACCCGCGGCGGCCGCCAGCTCGCCGTGGCCCTGCTCGCCAACGACCCGGACCCCGAGGCGGCTGCCCGCGCCACCCCGGCGCTCGACGCCTGCGTCGAATGGCTCGCACGCCACGCCTGA
- a CDS encoding S-4TM family putative pore-forming effector: MKNQILALQNESPYVDCLVAQERLYGRSKRWLGGQLWLALIGIAGSVTAYLYADLKFAVGLYGLLVLLLEALWLNPRHKQWREAGAHALEEFDNRLLGMDWNVHRAPRPKTLSELLNERGRHTAKTLNRNLLNWYHPWWPDARFKLSDLPLPLARLVCQRQNVWWDSRQREEYAEWLRWILFGSLVLAIVLALLYVRQHGGTPAQAVESALVVFVLPLAGFFKLMYQMYTEQRDAIVQINKLRDTGADIWKAALADPESPELLRLSRALQDEIYEGRRRRPVVFDFIYKRLRPRQELDNQHNTERLVEEALAALSAKPSPPLQAHAPTA, encoded by the coding sequence ATGAAAAACCAGATTCTCGCGCTGCAAAACGAATCGCCCTATGTCGACTGTCTCGTCGCTCAGGAGCGGCTGTACGGGCGTTCCAAGCGGTGGCTGGGCGGGCAGTTGTGGCTGGCGTTGATCGGCATTGCCGGCTCGGTCACGGCATACCTCTATGCAGACCTCAAGTTTGCTGTGGGCCTGTATGGCCTGCTCGTGCTCCTGCTGGAAGCGCTGTGGTTGAACCCGCGGCACAAGCAGTGGCGGGAGGCCGGCGCGCACGCGCTGGAGGAGTTCGACAACCGCCTGTTGGGCATGGATTGGAACGTGCATCGCGCGCCGCGTCCGAAGACGCTGTCGGAATTGCTCAACGAGCGTGGCCGGCACACGGCCAAGACCCTCAACCGCAATCTGTTGAACTGGTACCACCCCTGGTGGCCAGACGCCCGGTTCAAACTGTCCGATCTGCCCCTGCCTCTGGCCCGGTTGGTTTGCCAGCGTCAGAACGTGTGGTGGGATTCCCGCCAGCGCGAGGAATATGCGGAGTGGCTGCGCTGGATCCTGTTCGGTTCGCTGGTGCTGGCGATCGTCCTTGCCCTGCTCTACGTGCGGCAGCATGGCGGCACGCCCGCGCAGGCAGTGGAATCGGCGCTGGTGGTCTTCGTGCTGCCCCTGGCCGGGTTCTTCAAGCTGATGTACCAGATGTACACCGAGCAGCGCGATGCGATCGTGCAGATCAACAAGCTGCGCGACACGGGCGCCGACATCTGGAAGGCGGCCCTCGCAGACCCCGAAAGCCCGGAGCTGCTGCGGTTGTCACGCGCCCTGCAAGACGAGATCTACGAAGGCCGCCGCCGCCGGCCGGTGGTGTTCGACTTCATCTACAAGCGGCTGCGCCCCCGGCAGGAGCTGGACAACCAGCACAACACCGAGCGCTTGGTCGAGGAGGCATTGGCAGCGCTGTCGGCCAAACCATCGCCCCCACTTCAAGCACACGCGCCTACCGCCTGA
- a CDS encoding type II toxin-antitoxin system VapC family toxin — MIVLDTNVLSEAMKPQPDPAVLAWLDAQAADTLYLTSVTLAELWFGIGAMPAGRRREALARTLEGLLPLFEGRILPFDTEAARHYAQLAVAARAAGRGLPTPDGYIAAMAAARGFAVATRDAAPFKAAGQEVINPWAASP, encoded by the coding sequence ATGATCGTCCTGGACACCAACGTACTCTCCGAGGCCATGAAGCCGCAGCCCGACCCAGCCGTGCTGGCCTGGCTGGACGCGCAGGCGGCCGACACCTTGTACCTCACCAGCGTCACCCTGGCCGAACTGTGGTTTGGCATCGGCGCCATGCCGGCGGGCCGGCGCAGGGAGGCCCTGGCGCGAACGCTGGAGGGACTGCTGCCGCTGTTCGAGGGGCGCATCCTGCCCTTCGACACCGAGGCGGCACGCCACTACGCGCAGCTGGCGGTGGCCGCCCGTGCTGCCGGGCGCGGCCTGCCCACGCCGGACGGCTACATCGCCGCCATGGCCGCTGCACGCGGCTTTGCCGTGGCCACCCGCGATGCGGCTCCGTTCAAGGCGGCGGGACAGGAAGTCATCAACCCCTGGGCCGCTTCACCCTGA
- a CDS encoding FitA-like ribbon-helix-helix domain-containing protein: MPTLTVRNLPDEVHRALRLRAAQHGRSTEAEVRDILDATVRPPQRLRLGAAMAEVSRRAGLLNEDVLALEALTAERQAPAQPLVLE, from the coding sequence ATGCCCACCCTCACCGTCCGCAACCTGCCCGATGAAGTGCACCGCGCACTGCGATTGCGGGCAGCGCAGCATGGCCGCAGCACGGAGGCGGAGGTCCGCGACATCCTGGATGCCACCGTGCGCCCACCGCAGCGCCTGCGCCTGGGTGCCGCGATGGCAGAGGTGAGCCGGCGCGCCGGCCTGCTCAATGAGGATGTGCTCGCGCTGGAAGCGCTGACGGCCGAACGCCAGGCACCCGCCCAACCGCTGGTGCTGGAATGA
- the cas2 gene encoding CRISPR-associated endonuclease Cas2 has protein sequence MKPRLWTLSYDIGEPRRLQRVARVALAHGDRVQKSLYLCALDHDAVGALQQRLNGMLDAQADRALLRPICRACRRATRTQGEGGAPERQEPFWIV, from the coding sequence ATGAAGCCCCGCCTCTGGACCCTGAGCTACGACATCGGCGAGCCGCGCCGCCTGCAGCGTGTGGCCCGGGTGGCGCTGGCGCACGGCGACCGGGTGCAGAAGAGCCTCTACCTCTGCGCGCTGGACCACGACGCGGTGGGCGCGCTGCAGCAGCGGCTGAACGGCATGCTCGACGCGCAAGCCGACCGCGCCCTGCTGCGCCCCATCTGCCGCGCCTGCCGGCGGGCGACGCGCACCCAGGGTGAGGGCGGCGCGCCCGAGCGACAGGAGCCGTTCTGGATCGTGTGA